A genomic region of Gossypium hirsutum isolate 1008001.06 chromosome D01, Gossypium_hirsutum_v2.1, whole genome shotgun sequence contains the following coding sequences:
- the LOC107928972 gene encoding uncharacterized protein, producing the protein MALSAPSTLISHNRAVNCLAFSLPKLGNLAVNHQQLHSRVNFHSFSDPPYVHQCRNGGIFPPSCLAKTVVSDVGVHNSDFTTDAAADDTWSEFAKNVSGEWDGFGADFTIEGTPIELPESVVPEAYREWEVKVYDWQTQCPTLAEPVENTMTYKTIKLLPTVGCEADAATRYSIEEKNIGGVDNEVSAFAYHSSGCYTAIWSVADKNLLELEHCLINPRDRESRVRIIQVVRVDGTKFVLQNVRVFCEQWYGPFRNGDQLGGCAIRDSAFASTAATNASDVGGVWKGSNAAASFDSSGDNFLEELKANGVMKSIRDGSNLILLPKQLWCSLMDSGGETCIEVGWLYDQGYAITSRCCFSREGKLKEVSIARETTVLEGV; encoded by the exons ATGGCATTATCAGCACCAAGCACTTTAATATCTCATAACAGAGCCGTTAATTGCTTAGCTTTCTCGTTGCCAAAGCTTGGGAATTTAGCAGTAAATCATCAGCAACTCCATTCAAGGgtcaattttcattcattttcggACCCTCCGTACGTTCATCAGTGTAGAAATGGTGGAATATTTCCGCCATCTTGCTTAGCGAAGACTGTTGTTTCTGATGTTGGGGTTCACAACTCCGATTTCACCACAGATGCTGCTGCTGATGATA CTTGGTCAGAATTTGCCAAGAATGTATCAGGTGAATGGGATGGATTTGGAGCTGATTTCACCATTGAAGGGACACCAATTGAACTTCCTGAATCTGTAGTACCTGAAGCTTACAGGGAATGGGAAGTCAAGGTTTATGATTGGCAAACTCAATGCCCTACCCTTGCTGAACCAGTGGAGAACACCATGACTTACAAAACTATAAAACTACTCCCGACCGTTGGATGTGAAGCCGATGCTGCAACACGATATAGCATCGAAGAGAAGAACATCGGGGGTGTGGACAATGAAGTTTCTGCCTTTGCATATCATTCTAGTGGATGTTACACTGCTATCTGGTCAGTTGCAGATAAAAATCTGTTGGAGTTGGAGCATTGCTTGATTAATCCTCGAGATAGGGAGTCTCGTGTGAGGATTATTCAGGTTGTTCGAGTCGATGGTACGAAGTTCGTGTTACAAAATGTTAGGGTCTTTTGCGAACAATGGTATGGTCCATTTAGGAATGGTGATCAACTTGGTGGATGTGCTATTCGTGATTCTGCATTTGCCTCAACAGCTGCTACAAATGCCTCTGATGTTGGTGGTGTATGGAAAGGGTCTAATGCTGCTGCCAGTTTTGATAGTTCTGGTGAT AATTTTCTTGAAGAGCTCAAAGCTAACGGGGTAATGAAGTCAATAAGAGATGGAAGCAATCTCATATTGCTCCCTAAACAATTATGGTGCTCCTTAATGGACAGTGGAGGTGAAACTTGCATTGAGGTGGGGTGGCTTTATGATCAAGGATATGCTATTACATCAAGATGTTGCTTCTCAAGAGAGGGGAAGTTGAAA GAAGTTTCTATAGCTCGTGAAACTACAGTTTTGGAAGGTGTATAG